The following proteins are encoded in a genomic region of Limanda limanda chromosome 22, fLimLim1.1, whole genome shotgun sequence:
- the zgc:109889 gene encoding actin-binding protein WASF3 translates to MPLVKRNIEPRHLCRGALPDGVTSELECVTNSTLAAIIKQLGSLSRHAEDIFGELFNEANSFYLRMSSLQERVDQLAVKVTQLDSTVEEVSLQDINMRKAFKSSTIQDQQVVSRTSVPNPVVEIYHRCDKPPPLNILSSYRDDKKDALKFYTDPSYFFILWKEKMLQATEDKRKEKRRQKGCPAHPDRPHSRQAPPRSPLSISEQQKQVEDPGREVKKVRKARNRRQEWNVLAYDKEFRPDARLTPSPYHGMSSEGSLSPDSRSMASDSYPASPSHPPTLAPGAAHPIDHHARDHLSAAAQTQSLDRGLRPATQPPGAGGAAAAGRHAASLGRTPSGHGVPAGGDPTVNGPRQQSVKDYRAAQGAQPSTIPEYYIPPAPPPPPPTIPSAQTAFDSTAAPPGAAAASAVPPTSAALSRPYSPSPPPPPANYVPSPSHPPSGAPPAAPPPPPPGNLLFHQAHPSPVGKCALDAAALARKAALPGMVPMSDARSDLLAAIRRGIQLRKVQEQREQEAKREPVGNDVATILSRRIAVEYSESDDDSDPDENEWSD, encoded by the exons ATGCCGTTGGTGAAGAGGAACATCGAGCCCAGGCACCTGTGCCGGGGGGCGCTGCCAGACGGAGTGACCAGCGAGCTGGAGTGCGTCACCAACAGCACGCTGGCCGCCATCATCAAACAGCTGGGCagcctga gtcgCCATGCAGAGGACATCTTCGGGGAACTGTTTAATGAGGCCAACAGCTTCTACCTGAGGATGAGCAGCCTCCAGGAGCGAGTGGACCAGCTGGCTGTGAAGGTCACGCAGCTCGACTCCACCGTGGAGGAAG TGTCTCTGCAGGACATCAACATGAGGAAGGCCTTCAAGAGCAGTACCATCCAGGACCAGCAGGTGGTGTCCAGGACCTCGGTGCCCAACCCGGTGGTGGAGATCTACCACCGCTGTGACAAACCTCCACCGCTGAACATCCTCAGCTCCtacag AGATGACAAGAAGGACGCACTGAAGTTCTACACCGACCCGTCCTACTTCTTCATCCTGTGGAAGGAGAAGATGCTGCAGGCCACGGAGGACAAGCGCAAGGAGAAGCGACGGCAGAAG GGCTGCCCGGCCCACCCCGACAGGCCCCACTCCAGACAGGCCCCACCCAGGAGCCCCCTGTCCATCTCT gagcagcagaagcaggTGGAGGATCCGGGTCGAGAGGTCAAGAAG gtgcGTAAGGCTCGTAACCGACGCCAGGAGTGGAACGTGCTGGCCTACGACAAAGAGTTCCGACCCGACGCCCGGCTCACGCCCTCGCCGTACCACGGCATGTCGTCTGAGGGGTCCCTGTCCCCCGacagcag atcGATGGCGTCCGACTCCTACCCAGCGAGTCCcagccacccccccaccctggcCCCCGGCGCCGCCCACCCCATCGACCACCACGCCCGGGACCACCTCAGCGCCGCGGCCCAGACCCAGTCCCTGGACCGGGGCCTGAGGCCGGCCACCCAGCCCccgggggccgggggggccgcGGCGGCGGGACGGCACGCCGCCTCCCTGGGCCGGACCCCCTCCGGACACGGGGTCCCGGCCGGCGGCGACCCGACGGTCAACGGGCCGCGGCAGCAGTCGGTGAAGGACTACCGAGCTGCTCAAGG GGCGCAGCCCTCCACCATCCCAGAGTACTACATCCCACCGGCCCCTCCCCCGCCACCCCCCACCATCCCCTCCGCCCAGACGGCCTTCGACTCCACCGCGGCTCCGCCcggcgccgccgccgcctccgcCGTCCCCCCCACCTCCGCCGCCCTCTCCCGCCCTtactccccctcccctcctcctcccccggcCAACTACGTGCCGTCTCCCTCCCACCCTCCGTCAGGCGCACCCCCCGCCGCCCCTCCGCCTCCGCCGCCAGGGAACCTCCTCTTCCACCAGGCCCACCCGTCCCCGGTGGGAAAGTGCGCCCTGGACGCGGCGGCGCTGGCGAGGAAGGCGGCGCTGCCGGGGATGGTCCCGATGAGCGACGCCCGCTCCGACCTGCTGGCCGCCATCCGCAGAG gTATCCAGCTGAGGAAGGTGCAGGAGCAGCGGGAGCAGGAGGCGAAGCGAGAACCCGTGGGTAACGACGTGGCGACCATCTTGTCCCGCCGCATCGCGGTGGAGTACAGCGAGTCCGACGACGACTCCGATCCCGACGAGAACGAGTGGTCCGACTAA
- the htr2cl1 gene encoding 5-hydroxytryptamine (serotonin) receptor 2C, G protein-coupled-like 1, whose translation MARRRQIGDLWSVPDDCLSLVGVAGVWLPVGETVFKKTLECTESPEQLIQRGSFHMKDKSAFSKEQPDSDLKDKSEPARSTSDSRPWRMNPTPAMEMNERGVNTTGLVQPPSGMSGPVLLGGFGSTTSSLEVGGRMSWPSSNPLDLNQTLPWGGVGLGVGAGGVGAAAMSAGVDNFTQESVTRDGLLMKDKNWPALLILVIIALTIGGNILVILAVSLEKKLQNATNFFLRSLAVADMLVGILVMPISLINILYDYAWPLPSALCPIWIYLDVLFSTASIMHLCAISLDRYVAIRNPIEHSRFNSRTKAMMKIAAVWTISIGVSMPIPVIGLHNEDKVFVNGSCVLNEERFMLIGSFVAFFIPLVIMVVSYCLTIQVLQRQATVFLYEAKASSQKPLHTPAMTHTLQPPSSTFHLPQINTTAPPESPESPESPDVKPPPTPSRRNTLSCLKGAETSILLSVSKSDSISIIPSSEAASTLSSPAAGPGRSDTSGCHGRRGMMQAIKNERRASKVLGIVFFLFLIMWCPFFITNVTSVLCGGSCNESLLHDLLNVFVWVGYISSGVNPLVYTLFNKTYRRAFSSYIRCQYKVGAAAGQSCKTLLVPPPCPSHAVTPLLTGGHGKAGGVDRNSNCRNGSRGGNGRLAVDPEDTTDDEKTEIGIVSHSFSESFTAGGLSEAETELSLISYRPASTELTSSV comes from the exons AACAACCTGACTCTGACCTGAAGGACAAAAGCGAACCAGCGAGATCCACGTCCGACTCCAGACCCTGGAGGATGAACCCGACACCAGCCATGGAAATGAACGA GAGGGGAGTGAACACCACGGGACTCGTTCAGCCTCCGTCAGGGATGAGCGGACCAGTTCTCCTCGGAGGCTTCggctccaccacctcctctctgGAGGTCGGAGGTCGGATGTCCTGGCCGAGCAGCAACCCTCTGGACCTCAACCAGACCCTGCCGTGGGGGGGCGTCGGCCTCGGGGTCGGCGCCGGCGGCGTCGGTGCGGCGGCCATGAGCGCAGGAGTGGACAACTTCACCCAGGAGTCGGTCACCAGGGACGGACTCCTGATGAAGGACAAGAACTGGCCGGCGCTGCTCATCCTCGTCATCATCGCTCTGACGATCGGAGGGAACATCCTGGTGATCCTGGCCGTGTCGctggagaagaagctgcagaacGCCACCAACTTCTTCCTGAGGTCGCTGGCGGTGGCCGACATGCTGGTGGGCATCCTGGTGATGCCCATCTCCCTCATCAACATCCTGTATG ACTACGCCTGGCCCCTGCCCAGCGCCCTGTGTCCCATCTGGATCTACCTGGACGTGCTGTTCTCCACCGCCTCCATCATGCACCTCTGCGCCATCTCGCTGGACCGCTACGTCGCCATCCGCAACCCCATCGAGCACAGCCGCTTCAACTCCAGGACCAAGGCCATGATGAAGATCGCCGCCGTCTGGACCATATCCATAG GTGTGTCCATGCCCATCCCCGTCATCGGCCTCCACAACGAGGACAAGGTCTTCGTCAACGGCAGCTGTGTCCTCAACGAGGAGCGCTTCATGCTGATTGGCTCCTTCGTGGCCTTCTTCATCCCACTGGTCATAATGGTGGTATCGTACTGCCTCACCATTCAG GTGCTCCAGCGGCAGGCCACTGTCTTCCTATACGAGGCCAAGGCTTCCTCCCAGAAGCCTTTGCACACGCCAGCGATGactcacacactgcagcctCCGTCCAGCACCTTCCACCTTCCTCAGATCAACACCACTGCACCGCCAGAGTCGCCAGAGTCGCCAGAGTCGCCAG ACGTGAAGCCGCCGCCCACTCCGAGCAGACGCAACACGCTGAGCTGCCTGAAAGGAGCCGAGACGAGCATCCTCCTCAGCGTCTCCAAGTCCGACAGCATCAGCATCATCCCCAGCTCCGAGGCGGCGTCCACGCTCAGCTCGCCGGCCGCCGGCCCGGGGCGGAGCGACACGTCCGGTTGCCACGGGCGACGGGGGATGATGCAGGCCATAAAGAACGAGAGACGAGCCTCCAAG gtcCTGGGAatcgtcttcttcctcttcctcatcatgtGGTGTCCCTTCTTCATCACCAACGTGACCTCCGTCCTGTGCGGCGGCTCCTGCAACGAGTCGCTGCTCCACGACCTCCTGAACGTCTTCGTGTGGGTGGGCTACATCTCCTCGGGGGTCAACCCGCTGGTCTACACGCTCTTCAACAAGACCTACAGGAGAGCGTTCTCCAGCTACATCCGCTGTCAGTACAAGGTGGGCGCCGCCGCCGGACAGAGCTGCAAAACCCTCCTGGTCCCGCCCCCCTGCCCCTCGCACGCCGTGACCCCGCTGCTCACGGGCGGCCACGGGAAGGCGGGGGGCGTGGACCGCAACAGTAACTGTCGCAACGGCAGCCGGGGGGGCAACGGGCGGCTGGCGGTCGACCCGGAGGACACCACGGACGACGAGAAGACGGAAATTGGAATCGTGTCGCACAGCTTCTCGGAAAGCTTCACCGCGGGGGGGCTGTCGGAGGCGGAGACGGAGCTGTCGCTGATCAGCTACAGGCCGGCGTCCACGGAACTCACCAGCAGCGTGTGA